CGGGGTCGCCCACGGACTCGGGTCGGGTCCGCGCGACGCGGAGGTCGAAGCCGTTGAGTCCCGCGTCCGCAGGCCGGGAGGTGCCGTAGAGGTAGACCCATCCGCCGTCGACAACGGCGGCCGCTCCCCACATGGGCTGGTTCGTGTCGGCCCGGTCCGGTCCGATGTCGCGCACCGACTGCAGCTCGGGCACCCCTCCACGGGGTACGTCGAAGCGCGCCACCGCGGGGCCGAGGATCTCGAAGTCGAACACGCCCGAGCCACCGGTCGAGCGGACCCGCTGCAGCCCGACCCCGACGATGTCGTGGCCCTGGCGCTCGATGCGGGCGATCGACATCGGCCAGTAGCCGACCCCGTCCTCGCGGTCGGGCACGAGCGCACCGTGGTCATGGGGCATGACCACCTGTCCGCACCCGGGCGAGAAGACCAACATCGAGTTGCGCACGAAGCGCTGGCCGTCGAAGTCGCTCGCCCGGAGCGTGTCGCCGAAGACGAAGAGGCGGCGTCCGTCCTGCAGCTCGACGCTCGCGCCGACGTCGCCGCCGGCGAAGCCCTCGCTGCCGCGGGCCTTCGTCACGAACTCGTTGAGGGCCCGGACGGTCTCGAGGTCGCCGGTGTGGATGCAGGGCTCGAGGGCCGCGGAGGAGACCGCCGGGGAGGTCGTGGGCGGCGCGTCGTGGTCGTCGTCCGGCGCGCGCAGCACGAGCAGCGCGCCTGTCAGGGCCAGCGCCAGGATCACTCCCGCCGGCACGACGCGCCACGGGGACCAGCTCACGGTCCCATCCTGCATCACGTCGCGGTGGGCGGCTCACCTCGCCGGGGGGCCCGGAGCGCCGCGCCGATCGCGGAGACAACGAGGACCACGCAGATGACCAGGAGGGACGCCTCCAGGCCGTCCATGAACGCGAGCCTGACCGCATCCGCGAGCGAGCCCGCCTGCTCTCCGAGCTGGGCGGCCACGTGCAGTCCCGCGGCCGGCGAGTCCTGGACCGCTTCACGAGCCTCGGCGGGCAGGGCACCCAGGTCCGGCAGGTTGTCGGCGTACACGCTCCCGAAGACCGAGCCCATGACCGCGATCCCGACCGCCGAGCCGACCTCGCGCGTGGCGTCGTTGACCGCCGACGCGACCCCCTGCTGCCCGGCGCCGAGGGAGCCGACGATGGCGCTGGTCGCGGTCGACGTGGACAGGCCGATGCCGAGGCCCGCGACGAGGATCCCGCCGAGGAAGGGCAGGTAGCCCGCGTCGACGTCGAGGCGGGCGACCCAGAACAGGCCCGCCGCCAGCAGTGCGAGCCCGCTCGACATCACGACATTGGTACCGATGCGCTCGACCAGCCACGGCGTGACCCGTGAGGCAGGCAGGACGACGATCGCGACGGGGACCAGCGCCACGGCGGCCTCGAGCGGGCTGTACTCGAGGATGAGCTGGAGGTACTGCAGGCCGACGAAGAAGAACCCGAAGACGGCCATGAACTGCACGAGCACGGTGATGGCGCCGCTGCGGAAGCCGGGCCGGCCGAAGAGCCGTGGGTCCAGCAGCGGCTCGTCGTGGCGGGCCCCGAGGACGGCGTAGCCCGCGAAGCAGACGACGGCCACGACCGCCGTGACCATCACGACCGGCTCGGTCCAGCCCTTCTCGTTGCCCTCGATGATGGCGAACACCAGGGTGCCGATGGCGACCGACGAGAGGACGGCGCCGGCGACGTCGGGGCGGCCCTGGTCCTCGTCGCGCGTGTTCGGCGCCCAGGCGAGTGCCGCCACGGCGGCTGCGACGGCGACGGCGGCGGAGCCGACGAAGATCGACCGCCACGTCCACTGCTCGAGGAGGGCACCGGCAGCCAGCATCCCGAGGATCGCCCCGGCTGCCGCGACACCCGACCAGACGGCCACACCGCGGGCCCGCTGGTCCGCCGGGAAGGCAGCGGTGATCGTCGACAGGGTGCCCGGCATGATCATCGCCGCGCCCACACCCATGACGACCCGCCAGATGATCAGCGCGTCGCTGGTGTCGGCGTACGACGCCAGCAGCGAAGCGGCACCGAACACCACCGCACCGACGACCAGGACGTTGCGCCGCCCCCACCGGTCGCCGAGGGCACCGAGCGGCAGCACCAGCGCGGCGAGCGCGACGGTGTAGCCGTCCGCGATCCAGGTCAGGGCCGTCGTCGACGCGTCGAGGTCGACCGCCAGCTCCGGCAGGGCCAGGTTGAGGGCGGAGACCGACCCGACCACCAGTACCAGCGACAGGCACATCGCGAAGAGGGTCAAGTCGGTCGATCGGGATCCCTGCCGGGACTCGGTACGCAGCATCGTCTAGCTCCGTTGTGCTTGAAGGGTCGTTCGGGAACGGTTGAAGGGTGCGCGCCTGACGACGGCGTCCACCGTTCCCACGGTCATGACGGTCCGGTCCGGTCGCACCAGCGCCGCCTGGTGGCGGCCCAGCCAGCGGTCCAGCTCCGGGGTCTCCCGAGCGTCGATCACCACCGTGTCGTGGCACCGGAGGAGCTCGTCATCGCGATCGTCCGGAATCGCGCGCGACACGACCACCCAACGATCACCCGCGGCAGCGTCGAGGCGCTCCCCCGCCGCCACGACCGGGTTGGGACACAGCGTTCCGGCAAGGCCACGACCCGGTCGACGGCGGTCGACCAGCGACGAGCGGGACAGGGCCGGGGTGGTGCTGTCGAGGACGCGGCCGCGTACGCCGGGCAGGTGCACCAGGAGCGGGACGACGATCCCGCGCAGGCGGTCGCCGAGCGGCCCGCCGGCCGTCATGGCTCGTCCGACCAGGCTGGCGAGGCGGATCATGGCGCGCGCGTGCGGCGCACGCTCGGCCTCGTAGCTGTCGAGCACCTCGACCGGGAGGATGCCATCGACGACGGCCGCGACCTTCCAGGCGAGGTTGGCCGCGTCCCGGATGCCCGCGCCCATGCCCTGCCCGATGAACGGCGGGGTCAGGTGCGCGGCGTCGCCGAGGATGAAGACCCCGTCCCGGTGCCAGCGGTCGGCCAGTCTCGCCCGGAAGGTGTACTCCGCCAGCCGGACGAGCTCGAAGTCGGTCGTGTCGGTGTCCCACGGGGCCAGCAGCGGCGCCAGCGCGTCGAGATCCTGGTAGTCGGCCGCCGACTCGTCGTCCCGGAGTGCGAACTCCCACCGGTGCCGGGTCTCGCCCATGCGGGTGTAGGTGGCGGCGCGGTTGCTGTCGCAGACCTGGTGGACGCCACCCCAGTGCCCGAGGTCGCGCGGCGTCACGATGTCCACCACGAGCCAGCGCTGGTCGCCGAGCCCGAGGTCCTGCATCGTCGATCCGATGGCGGCACGGACGGTGCTGTTCGCGCCGTCGCACCCGAGGACGAACCGCGGACGGACCCGGTGGACCTCTTGGGTGCCGAGGTCGACGTACTCGACCTCGGGGCGGTTCTGGCCGTTCGGTCGGACCGCGCGGACCTCGACGTCACCCCGGAAGCCCACCAGGGGCAGCTCACGCATCCGGGCACGCAGGACGGTCTCGAGCTCCGGCTGATCGAACATGTTGGCCTGTGGATAGCCGTTGGACGTGCAGGGGACCGTCCGGTCGAACTGGGCCAGCGCGACATGACGAGGCGAGAGCAGCCTCAGGCCGGCTCCGGCGATCGTGATGCGGTTGACCTGCTCGGCCACACCGAGGCGGGCGAGGATCCGGTAGACCTCGTCATCGAAGTGCGCCGCGCGTGGCTGGGGGAACACGTCGGGCCAACGGTCCAGGACCAGCGTCCGGACTCCTGCCTGGCCGAGGAGGATGGCGGCCGTGACCCCGGTGGGACCAGCGCCGACCACGACAACATCTGGCTCCTCGGACGGCCCCCCGCCGTGCCGGACACCGGCCGCCGCGGTCACGACGCGACCACCTCGCTGGCCAGGGCGAACTGGTCCAGCAGGTCGCGGACGGCGACGGCATCGGCGTCGGGCCCGACGGTGACGACGACACGGACCGATCCGTCGGCCACGAGACCCTCGATGCCGGTCACGCCGACGAGGTCCGCGAGGGCGTCCTCGACGGCCCTTCGTGCGGCATCCGCGCGCAGGGCGAGCTTGTAGGGCTTGCCGACGTCGGTGACCGGAAGGGCGTCGAGGATGGTGACGGACTTCGGCCTTGCCGCGGGCTCCAGGCTGGACGCAGCGACGAAGGCCTCCAGGTCCCCGGCGCTGGTCTCGGTCCCTGCCGCGACGGTGACGTAGGCGACCGGGACCTCGCCGGCGCGGGGGTCCGGTCGACCGACAGCGGCTGCGTCGGCCACGGCGGGGTGGGCGCGCAGCGCGTCCTCGATGGCGGCGGGGTCGATGTTGTGCCCGCCCCGGATGATCAGGTCCTTGGCCCGGCCGGTCAGGTGGAGGAAGCCGTCGTCGATGCGCGCCAGGTCGCCCGTGTCGAGCCAGCCGTCGCGGACCTTGCCGAGGTGGTCCAGGACGAAGCCGTCGTCGCCCCGGCCGGTCACGTAGCCCGCGAACACGGTCGGACCACCGATCAGGAGGGTGCCGACAGCGCCCGCCGGTACGTCGGTCCACGAGCCGTCCGGCGCGACGTCGACCACGCGCAGCTGCTGGTAGGGCAGTCGCTTGCCGACCGACCCCGGACGGGGGTCGGACACGAAGGAGCGGGCGCTCGCGCAGGTGCCCTCGGTGAGGCCGTAACCCTCCAGCAGGGGGACGCCGGTGTGGTTCTCGAACGCGGTGCGCACGGCCGGTGGAAGGGCGGACGCCCCGACCACGGCGAAGCGCAGTGACGAGATGTCGGCGTCGACCGGGCATCCGGCCAGTACGGCGTACACCGTGGGGACGGCGCTCATGGTGGCGACGGAGTAGTGCTCGACGATCTTCCAGATCTCGCTGTACAGGGCGGGATCGCGGTAGCCGAGCGGGCCGGCCCACACGACGCGCTGCCCCTTGAGCATCGGCGCGAGCATCGTGACGTGCAGGGCGTTGACGTGGAACAACGGCAGTGCGCCGAGGATGGTCGCCGGCTCGCCGCTGGTGTCGGCGGTGGAGTCGGCGGTGGAGTCGGCGGCGATGAGCCACGCGTCGATGACCTGGTTGGCGTGGGTGTGCGCGGCCAGCTTGGGGATGCCCGTCGTGCCGCCGGTGTGGAAGACCGCGGCGATGTCGCCGGAGGTGTGCGGGTCGTCGTAGCCGGGCTGCTCGGCCGCGGCCGCGTCGGCCAGGTACTCGACCGCGACGTCACCGTCGACGTCAGGGTGCGCAGCGACAGGCGTGCGGGTGCGGTCGGTCGGGTCGAGCAGGTACAGGTGGTCCAGGTGACCCGCGGCGGCGAGCCCGGAGACCTTGTCCCAGATCCCGCCGTCGAGGTCGGACGAGGCCACGACGGCGTGCCGCACACCGGCGCGCTCGAGGAGCGTGGCGAGGTGCTCGGCGCTGAGACCCCCGTTGAGCGGGACGGCGACACCGGCCGCCTGGACACCCAGCATCGCGGGGACGAGCTGCAGGCAGTTCGGGGCGACGATCGCGACCGGGGTGGTGGGTGTGACGCCTCGGCGCACGAGCGCGTTGGCGACCCGGTCGACGCCGTCCAGCAGCTCGGCGTAGGTGAGGCTGGCCGCCTCCCGCCACCGGGTCGCGTCCGGCATCACGCTGACTGCGACGCGCTCCGACCACTGCCCGGCCGCGCGCCGGAGGACCTGGTACGTCGTGGCCGGCAGGTCCCGCTCGGCCAGCGGGACGGCCTCGATCCTCTCCACGTCCTCCGGGGCCTCGAACGTC
Above is a genomic segment from Nocardioides aromaticivorans containing:
- a CDS encoding MFS transporter; amino-acid sequence: MCLSLVLVVGSVSALNLALPELAVDLDASTTALTWIADGYTVALAALVLPLGALGDRWGRRNVLVVGAVVFGAASLLASYADTSDALIIWRVVMGVGAAMIMPGTLSTITAAFPADQRARGVAVWSGVAAAGAILGMLAAGALLEQWTWRSIFVGSAAVAVAAAVAALAWAPNTRDEDQGRPDVAGAVLSSVAIGTLVFAIIEGNEKGWTEPVVMVTAVVAVVCFAGYAVLGARHDEPLLDPRLFGRPGFRSGAITVLVQFMAVFGFFFVGLQYLQLILEYSPLEAAVALVPVAIVVLPASRVTPWLVERIGTNVVMSSGLALLAAGLFWVARLDVDAGYLPFLGGILVAGLGIGLSTSTATSAIVGSLGAGQQGVASAVNDATREVGSAVGIAVMGSVFGSVYADNLPDLGALPAEAREAVQDSPAAGLHVAAQLGEQAGSLADAVRLAFMDGLEASLLVICVVLVVSAIGAALRAPRRGEPPTAT
- a CDS encoding bifunctional 3-(3-hydroxy-phenyl)propionate/3-hydroxycinnamic acid hydroxylase; the protein is MTAAAGVRHGGGPSEEPDVVVVGAGPTGVTAAILLGQAGVRTLVLDRWPDVFPQPRAAHFDDEVYRILARLGVAEQVNRITIAGAGLRLLSPRHVALAQFDRTVPCTSNGYPQANMFDQPELETVLRARMRELPLVGFRGDVEVRAVRPNGQNRPEVEYVDLGTQEVHRVRPRFVLGCDGANSTVRAAIGSTMQDLGLGDQRWLVVDIVTPRDLGHWGGVHQVCDSNRAATYTRMGETRHRWEFALRDDESAADYQDLDALAPLLAPWDTDTTDFELVRLAEYTFRARLADRWHRDGVFILGDAAHLTPPFIGQGMGAGIRDAANLAWKVAAVVDGILPVEVLDSYEAERAPHARAMIRLASLVGRAMTAGGPLGDRLRGIVVPLLVHLPGVRGRVLDSTTPALSRSSLVDRRRPGRGLAGTLCPNPVVAAGERLDAAAGDRWVVVSRAIPDDRDDELLRCHDTVVIDARETPELDRWLGRHQAALVRPDRTVMTVGTVDAVVRRAPFNRSRTTLQAQRS
- a CDS encoding acyl-CoA synthetase; translated protein: MSAPTALPTAWPTFEAPEDVERIEAVPLAERDLPATTYQVLRRAAGQWSERVAVSVMPDATRWREAASLTYAELLDGVDRVANALVRRGVTPTTPVAIVAPNCLQLVPAMLGVQAAGVAVPLNGGLSAEHLATLLERAGVRHAVVASSDLDGGIWDKVSGLAAAGHLDHLYLLDPTDRTRTPVAAHPDVDGDVAVEYLADAAAAEQPGYDDPHTSGDIAAVFHTGGTTGIPKLAAHTHANQVIDAWLIAADSTADSTADTSGEPATILGALPLFHVNALHVTMLAPMLKGQRVVWAGPLGYRDPALYSEIWKIVEHYSVATMSAVPTVYAVLAGCPVDADISSLRFAVVGASALPPAVRTAFENHTGVPLLEGYGLTEGTCASARSFVSDPRPGSVGKRLPYQQLRVVDVAPDGSWTDVPAGAVGTLLIGGPTVFAGYVTGRGDDGFVLDHLGKVRDGWLDTGDLARIDDGFLHLTGRAKDLIIRGGHNIDPAAIEDALRAHPAVADAAAVGRPDPRAGEVPVAYVTVAAGTETSAGDLEAFVAASSLEPAARPKSVTILDALPVTDVGKPYKLALRADAARRAVEDALADLVGVTGIEGLVADGSVRVVVTVGPDADAVAVRDLLDQFALASEVVAS